One genomic region from Zonotrichia leucophrys gambelii isolate GWCS_2022_RI chromosome 26, RI_Zleu_2.0, whole genome shotgun sequence encodes:
- the KCTD20 gene encoding BTB/POZ domain-containing protein KCTD20 isoform X1 — protein MSRHSSLRKRHQLLTARKPSMNGNCAGGTDWVRNLESSCPVENRTVAAHESEESSVVLGGHSPAVPRTEGLDSECRHNTCPVNPQLCSMLSAPEEPHNCHIPDGNKRQLEYFNAQERHGCCALSSSSSSQTVAPEKVTLVVDGTRFAVNPQIFTAHPDTMLGRMFGPGREYNFTRPNEKGEYEIAEGISSAVFRTVLDYYKTGIINCPDGISIPDLRDTCDYLCINFDFNTIKCQDLSALLHELSNDGAHKQFDSYLEELILPIMVDSARKGERECHIVVLTDDDTVDWDEDHPPPMGEEYSQILYSSKLYRFFKYIENRDVAKAVLKERGLKNIRIGIEGYPTCKEKVKRRPGGRSEVIYNYVQRPFIQMSWEKEEGKSRHVDFQCVRSKSLTNLVTVGDDVSEDHEVIMHHPPQVDELDRLNAPFSQMVVNDLPD, from the exons ATGAGCCGGCA CTCTTCTCTTAGGAAACGCcaccagctcctcacagcacgGAAGCCCAGCATGAATGGGAActgtgctgggggcacagaCTGGGTGAGAAATCTGGAGTCCAGTTGTCCTGTGGAAAACAGAACTGTAGCAGCCCATGAGTCAGAAGAAAGCTCTGTGGTGTTAGGaggtcacagccctgcagttcCCAGGACTGAGG GTTTGGACTCTGAATGCCGACACAACACTTGCCCAGTAAATCCCCAGCTCTGTAGCATGCTGTCTGCTCCTGAAGAGCCTCACAACTGCCATATCCCAGATGGAAATAAGAGACAGCTGGAATATTTTAATGCCCAGGAACGCCATGGATGCTGTGCATTGTCTTCAAGCAGCAGTTCCCAGACAGTAGCTCCAGAGAAGGTGACCCTGGTGGTGGATGGCACCCGCTTTGCAGTGAACCCCCAGATCTTCACTGCTCACCCTGACACCATGCTGGGAAG GATGTTTGGGCCAGGCAGAGAATACAATTTCACCCGGCCAAACGAGAAGGGCGAGTACGAGATCGCAGAAGGGATCAGCTCTGCCGTGTTCCGCACCGTGCTG GATTATTACAAAACCGGAATCATCAACTGCCCTGATGGGATTTCCATCCCAGACCTTCGAGACACATGTGATTACCTCTGCATAAACTTTGATTTCAACACAATCAAATGTCAAGATTTAA GTGCTCTGTTACACGAGCTGTCCAACGATGGGGCTCACAAGCAGTTTGACAGCTACCTGGAGGAGCTGATCCTGCCCATCATGGTGGACAGCGCGCGGAAGGGCGAGCGCGAGTGTCACATCGTCGTGCTGACCGACGACGACACCGTGGACTGGGATGAGGATCATCCACCTCCCATGGGAGAGGAGTATTCCCAAA TCCTTTACAGTTCCAAGCTGTACAGATTCTTCAAGTACATTGAGAACAGGGACGTGGCAAAGGCTGTGTTGAAGGAACGGGGCCTGAAGAACATTCGCATTGGCATCGAAG GGTACCCCACGTGCAAGGAGAAGGTGAAGAGGAGGCCTGGTGGCCGCTCTGAGGTGATCTACAACTACGTGCAGCGTCCCTTCATCCAGATGTcgtgggagaaggaggagggcaAGAGCCGCCACGTGGATTTCCAGTGCGTTCGCAGCAAATCCCTGACAAACCTGGTCACGGTGGGGGATGATGTCTCAGAGGACCACGAGGTTATCATGCATCACCCCCCTCAGGTGGATGAACTGGACAGGCTGAATGCCCCCTTCTCCCAAATGGTTGTTAATGATCTACCAGATTAG
- the KCTD20 gene encoding BTB/POZ domain-containing protein KCTD20 isoform X2: MNGNCAGGTDWVRNLESSCPVENRTVAAHESEESSVVLGGHSPAVPRTEGLDSECRHNTCPVNPQLCSMLSAPEEPHNCHIPDGNKRQLEYFNAQERHGCCALSSSSSSQTVAPEKVTLVVDGTRFAVNPQIFTAHPDTMLGRMFGPGREYNFTRPNEKGEYEIAEGISSAVFRTVLDYYKTGIINCPDGISIPDLRDTCDYLCINFDFNTIKCQDLSALLHELSNDGAHKQFDSYLEELILPIMVDSARKGERECHIVVLTDDDTVDWDEDHPPPMGEEYSQILYSSKLYRFFKYIENRDVAKAVLKERGLKNIRIGIEGYPTCKEKVKRRPGGRSEVIYNYVQRPFIQMSWEKEEGKSRHVDFQCVRSKSLTNLVTVGDDVSEDHEVIMHHPPQVDELDRLNAPFSQMVVNDLPD, translated from the exons ATGAATGGGAActgtgctgggggcacagaCTGGGTGAGAAATCTGGAGTCCAGTTGTCCTGTGGAAAACAGAACTGTAGCAGCCCATGAGTCAGAAGAAAGCTCTGTGGTGTTAGGaggtcacagccctgcagttcCCAGGACTGAGG GTTTGGACTCTGAATGCCGACACAACACTTGCCCAGTAAATCCCCAGCTCTGTAGCATGCTGTCTGCTCCTGAAGAGCCTCACAACTGCCATATCCCAGATGGAAATAAGAGACAGCTGGAATATTTTAATGCCCAGGAACGCCATGGATGCTGTGCATTGTCTTCAAGCAGCAGTTCCCAGACAGTAGCTCCAGAGAAGGTGACCCTGGTGGTGGATGGCACCCGCTTTGCAGTGAACCCCCAGATCTTCACTGCTCACCCTGACACCATGCTGGGAAG GATGTTTGGGCCAGGCAGAGAATACAATTTCACCCGGCCAAACGAGAAGGGCGAGTACGAGATCGCAGAAGGGATCAGCTCTGCCGTGTTCCGCACCGTGCTG GATTATTACAAAACCGGAATCATCAACTGCCCTGATGGGATTTCCATCCCAGACCTTCGAGACACATGTGATTACCTCTGCATAAACTTTGATTTCAACACAATCAAATGTCAAGATTTAA GTGCTCTGTTACACGAGCTGTCCAACGATGGGGCTCACAAGCAGTTTGACAGCTACCTGGAGGAGCTGATCCTGCCCATCATGGTGGACAGCGCGCGGAAGGGCGAGCGCGAGTGTCACATCGTCGTGCTGACCGACGACGACACCGTGGACTGGGATGAGGATCATCCACCTCCCATGGGAGAGGAGTATTCCCAAA TCCTTTACAGTTCCAAGCTGTACAGATTCTTCAAGTACATTGAGAACAGGGACGTGGCAAAGGCTGTGTTGAAGGAACGGGGCCTGAAGAACATTCGCATTGGCATCGAAG GGTACCCCACGTGCAAGGAGAAGGTGAAGAGGAGGCCTGGTGGCCGCTCTGAGGTGATCTACAACTACGTGCAGCGTCCCTTCATCCAGATGTcgtgggagaaggaggagggcaAGAGCCGCCACGTGGATTTCCAGTGCGTTCGCAGCAAATCCCTGACAAACCTGGTCACGGTGGGGGATGATGTCTCAGAGGACCACGAGGTTATCATGCATCACCCCCCTCAGGTGGATGAACTGGACAGGCTGAATGCCCCCTTCTCCCAAATGGTTGTTAATGATCTACCAGATTAG